TTCAGTTGATTTTATTCTTCTTGTTTGCTTCTTAGGGTGAAAGTAAAAGTTCTCTAGTACTGCTAAAACAATAACAGGTAATTCAGTGATTCATACAAATGACCCTGGCAGAGAGTAAACAAATGTCTTTGCTATGAGTCATTAATTGTACACAAACagcatacagcacactgcacacatatgGCGGATTGGAGGGGGTCACAATATTGCAATTAATTACTGTACACAGATCAAGACATatgacattttatgaaaatgtgcATCACTACACAACCGTACACAGTTCTTCACAAGGATATTTGGGAACATTCACAAAAATCCATAAAACCATGTAAGCCGAAAAACTAATGATTAACAAATGCATACTCTTTAATTAAACTGAAATTATGACATTTTGTAAAGGTTTTCTCAATTTAAACAATAGACTCATTTCAATGAACATAAAAACTTTCACTTGAGAAAACCTACAAAATATCTTACTTTGACTAAGttatatataataaaacatttgtcaGGGTACAAATGAAGTataacatacatactgtatgtaaaatacaaaataaaaaatacccgGTCTATAGTCTATAGTGTACAACGTGTGTAGATAATTAGTGAACCACACGGGCACATGTAAAAGATAAAACTCCATTACGATATTCATATTGACCAAAATATGAAGCCAGATGGAATAGCCCGAAGCTACTGAGAAACAAGATAATATTTCTTCGACGAGCCCACTGTCCTTAGAAAAACAGACGAGAACTAACAGAGGAAATATCCAGAACATTCTGAAAGGAATTTTAAGCCTTGCGCATGTCAGTACATTTCGAAGCGACAAACTTCAGAAGTACAGAAAAGCAGTACAAACGTGCTCGATAATATTGTTGTGACAATATATGAAATCCCAAGTAAAAAAGTTATACCTACATGACAAGCTGCCATTGTTACGCTCACTCCTGACAGTGGTGCGAGACGGTATGTTCTCAAAGAGTCTGAACAAATCGTTGTTGCAATTTCCTTTGGAAGTGGAAATCTGGCCCAGTCGCTATATTGCGTAATTCTGCAAACGGGGAGGTGCTTGCCTTCAGACGCAGCTTTAGGGATAGATTCCACAATCCACATGTCGCATCATCATCAATAATGCATGGTTGCCCtcgtgtgtatttctgtgtgagcTATTCTCAATCCTTATCCAAGAGTCACGGATTGCACTACAAATCTAGGGAATGTAGAGTGATATACAGTGGAgtgatatagagagagagagagagcagtatgcctatgtacagtatgtttgtatgtgtgcatgtgtgtgtttgtgtgtgcgtgtgtgtgtgtatatacactcaccgagcagtttattaggtacattaactgaagctcctgacctgtatccaCAGGATTGTATGCAATCAGACACTCTGTAACAatacattgtatagctgtacaatatttcaagctcatggttaaaaatgtaattgccacagccaatggtgtgtgtgtgtgtgtgtgtgtgtgtgtgtgtgtgtgtgtgtgtgtgtgtgtgtgcgtgcgtggggggggggggggggggggggggggggcagcgtgtagctgcaattcctctcttgaccgttagaagtcagaaatgagGAAAtcacttattgtacctttaagtaatgGTCAATTAAAtaagtaatgtgtgtatttattcagTATTGGGGAACAGAAGAGATACATAAATGTACAAATAGTGCAATTGTCCTGTGTATTCATCATTACTTAACCAAGTTTGGAGGTAGAATGGACCAAATTTGGTAATGACAGGTATACATCCATATACACATCACAATTGAATGGAAATTTTAATTTAGTCATGGTGTCTTTCAGTGTAGGCCTCTTGGTAAAGCCATGTGAATTGACCTGATGTTAGTAATGCTCTTACAGTAATTCAGCCATTTAGGAAGCAAGCTgtcattaatgtatttttttttattatctgttctgtgtatttattttgtcagtgGAGAGATTTTGGCCTAAAATTATTGATCCAGTAAATGCCACCTTCTTTCAAACTGCATTTGGTAAGTTAACCATTATAGAAGCAAGCATTCTACTGTTattctttttaatatttcactCCTTTAATGGTGGAGACTAATATTGATAATTGGTACTGATAATTGAACAATATATAGCGGTCAGATGACAAAGTGACAAAATGattacagaaatatttcatCATCTTGCTGTAAATAgtgctgctgtgtttgtgttcagtatgtttgtatgtgtgtgtgtgtgtgtgtgtgtgtgtgtgtgtatacactcaccgagcagtttattaggtatttatttatttatttatttatttatttatttttattttatttattcatttatttatttattcctactgctgtagcctatccattgatagttttgatgcattttgtgtttggcataccacggttgtaatgtgtggctatttgtgttactgttaccttcctgtcagctttgaccagtccggccattctcctctgatgtccctcataaacaaggtgtttctgtctgcagaactgctgctcactggatttatttattttttgcaccattctttgcaaattctagagactagggtgtgtgaaaatcccaaggatgagcagtttctgagatactcaaagcaccctgtctgccaccaacaatcattccatggtcaaagtcacttagatcacattttttccccattgatgtgaacattaactgaagctcctgacctgtatccacatgattgtatgcaatCAGACACTCTGTAACAATACATTGtatgtacagctgtacaatagtTCAAGCTCatggttgaaaatgtaattgccacagccaatggtgtgtgtgtgtgtgcgtagtgtgtgtgtgtgtgtgtgtgtgtgtgtgtgtgtgtgtgtgtgtgcattattgttctgcagtgggttggttgcattttctcctggattaattaagtattatttgtttgcttgctgattctaaattcagtttagttgttattatagtgttctgttgtgtacttgtttgtttgttagctattacaagtggtgtttatttagattcagtgaaactgggttaggtgtttgtttctctcaggtaagctaggctattaagttaggctattgttttactggctggcaggccacagcttttgttgtaggaggagccaatactttgcaccctgctcaggctattagtactggcacacctgaactcacttcagtgtgcattattgttctgcagtgggttggttgcattttctgtattcggcgtcagtgttattcaagcagttgtgtagcgcaccagcggcagctgtgtgcggcagcctcggctacttgcctcggcgtacgaagtcgcaggtgtacaaagtcgggggtgtctatctacgggtgtccatcgaggctgtccgagagcctgatgtttgattttgtttttgctgcctgccctcattccactgtgtagtattccccttgtcctccctagttccctccatgtgtttccttcccatccctgtcctctctcctctccccaggtcccagtcaggtaggaggttcgcctcccgccaacatgggcagaatatctctaacctcatcttccctcccagatcccctggtattgatctctgtgtggctggtggcctctggaactgccagtccgccgtccagaaagcagacttcatatctgcctatgcctcccacctcaaccttgactttcttgctttaactgaaacgtggctctcaccagagaacacggccaccccggctgccctttcctctgccttctctttttcccacacacccagatcctctggcagaggaggtggcacaggtctcctaatctcatcctcatggagatctagtgtcttctcctcatccctctccttctcctcttttgaatttcatgcggtttctgttactctgccttgcaaactgtttgttattgttgtttatcgccccccgggtcctctgggaaactttttggatgagatggacatcctcctcaactcctcacctatcaatgacacccccctgatcctcctgggtgacttcaacctcaactcagagtccacccagtctacctttctctccctcctctcttcttttgaccttaccctcactctttcccctcccacccacaaagcaggcaaccttcttgacctcatcttcacaaggagctgcacaacaaccaacctctctgtaacaccactccatatatctgaccactccttcatctctttctctcttccactctcctctaacacccatccatctctcccaccatccactgtcacctgtcgacggaacctacaccacctgtcttcctccaccctctcatctacaatcctctcctccctaccatctgcggagtctttctctcgactgtctcccgatgatgcggctacaactctcatgtcctccctctcatcttcctttgactctctgtgtcccctcaccaccaaactagctcgggcctccccccccagtccttggctttctgatgctctacgagctgtccgaaccgaactgcgggcggctgagagaaaatggaaaaggtcctgtctccccagtgatatggcttccttccatgccctcttatcatctttccattcctctgtctctctagctaaatcttccttctttcactcgaaaattaacgcggccgcctctaatccccgcaaactgttttcaactttctcctctcttctggccccccctccccccccacccccctcatcactcacacctgatgactttgtctccttctttgaaaagaaggtcgatgctattcgcaattccttctcccaaccctccacccctgctgaccctcctaccctccccaactccctaacctccttttctcccctctctgacgctgacacactgaaactccttacttcccaccgcccaaccacctgtcctcttgaccccatcccctctcccctcctacaatctatatctgaggacattctcccttttctctcctctctaatcaacacctccctctcttccggcaccatgccctcttccctgaagagggccagagtcactcccctcctcaaaaaacctactcttgacccctctgccctgaacaactaccggcctgtctctcttcttccctttctcgctaaaaccctgaaACGGgcagtctgctcccaactgtccacttatcttctccacaacaatctccatgaccccaaccagtctggcttcaagagtggccactccactgaaaccgccctgctcgcggtcactgaggcactccactctgctaaagcaaaatccctctcctctgtcctcatcttcctcgacctatcagccgccttcgatacagtcaaccatgagattctgctttcatcgctgtctgggatgggtgtcacaggttctgcactggcttggttttcctcctacctctctggtcgctcctaccaggtgacttggaggggcgcagtctccgaccctcaacccctacaaactggagtcccgcagggctcggttcttgggcctctcctcttctcgctatacaccatgtctcttggttctgttatctcttcccatggcttttcttatcattcctacgctgatgacacccaactcttcatttccttcccccccgacacccaaatcaccacacggatctctgcctgcttggctgatatctctgcgtggatgacttcccatcacctgaagctcaaccttgccaaaactgagcttctctacatccctgctaagtcctctccgtcaatcgacctctcattgactgtgtttcctcctcccgtacggcaaagaatcttggggtgactcttgataactgcctcaccctggctccacaagtatcctccactgccagaacctgcaggttctttctgtataatatacgccgtatccgtcatctcctgactgagaaagccacccagctcctagtccaggtgctcgtcatttcccgcctggattactgcaactccctcctagccggtctcccagcgtgtgccatcaagcccctccagctggtccagaatgctgcagcccgcctgatcaccaatcagcccaggtcggctcatgtcaccccacttctcattggcctccactggcttcccattgccgcacgcatctgtttcaaggccctagtgttggcatttcaggctgctaaggggactgccccaccttacatacaatgcctgatcactccctactccccagctagaccactccggtctgcggtcgccttacggttccctctctacgtgcacctggcggtcgagctgcacgttcacgcctgttttccgttctggttcctcagtggtggaatgacctgcctaccactgtcagaacagcagaatccctccccctatttcgacgcagactcaaaacccaccttttcaaactctaccttagtcctccctcctgatttcccctgcccctcctttctgatatccctatccttgtctaaccccccccaaaaaaaataaataaataaataaataaattcacttctgatgacaactatgtttagaacagcatttcctgtgtattttgctagtttctggatgtgatgctctgacttatggtagaacctatgcacttgtaagtcgctttggattaaaagcgtctgccaaatgactaaaatgtaaatgtaaatgtgtgtagtAATGCTCTTACAGTAATTCAGCCATTTAGGAAGCAAGCTgtcattaatgtatttttttattatctgttctgtgtatttattttgtcagtgGAGAGACTTCGGCCTAAAATTATTGATCCAGTAAATGGCACCTTCTTCCAAACTGCATTTGGTAAGTTAACCATTATAGAAGCAAGCATTCTACTGTTattctttttaatatttcactCCTTTAATGGTGGAGACTAATATTGATAATTGATACTGATAATTGAACAATATATAGTGGTCAGATGACAAAGTGACAAAATtattacagaaatatttcatCATCTTGCTGTAAATAGTGCTGTACATAATCTCATCTGGGAACCAATCAGCAGACTCCACAGAGGTCACATGGTTGATAAATGGCCAGACTGTGTCGGAGTCCTTCCGGAGTGGGATCTAATTGCATCTACTGTATCTGTAATCAGAGTATAAAACACAATTATTACACTGACAAATGAACATGAAATAATTTGGATAGCACActcaaatggaaacaaaaatcGACATCCCATCACTTTAGCagcatttattattcatttgaaacaTGGTTCTAAATAAGAATGACCTTCTAAATGGTGCCCACTGCttttaatttccatttcaaGGCCTGAAACATAAGAAAGCAAGCAATTGTGGTAAAAAGAAAACTCATGAGGAGAGAAAACTCCCTCATCGTCTATGAGATGGCCTGGTGCCATATTTAAGATAATAGATAATACACTAGTTTTGTACACTTTGCACCCACCTGATCACAAATAACGTCACACTGCCATCGAACTGCATTTTTAACAAGTGGTTGGAAAAATTCAAAGAAAGtcacaaaataatgtaataatttgttttgtaaaacaaaaaccaaataaacaaaaagaagataaatgttgtttatcattcttgacatttttgaaaacattatgAATAACAAAACCCAACACTCACCGGATGGCTCCAAAATGAAGTCACTGGTGACAACGCCTTTTTCGCTGAAGACCATACACGTGTAATTCTGGTTAAAATCCTCTTCCTTTACTTTTGTGAAATTAAGCAGCACTTCCAGCAACACCCCATCATCCACTTTTTGTTTCCTGTTAACATTTTAATAAGGGACAAACAATTAGAAGATAAAaacagtgaggtccgtaagtatttggacagtgacatagtTTTAAAGGGCTACACATTGCACTCGATATGGTTGgacataccctcaaatgaaagcctGCACTTTGATTAGGGTAAAAGGGTATTTACTATACCTCCATGTGGAGTAAATcaggtaggaattacagccctttaaaagtGTGTCACTCTCTAAATACTGACAGACTCACTGTATAACATTTCAAAGAATATTCAATGATTGTCATTTTCCCAGTCTCAGTTATCATTGAGACTCAACACACTCAGCTGTGATTTGAGCAGATTAAATATTCTGAATGTAGGCAATGGGAATGAGCCCACCTTAAATGAAGCTGGTGAACCCGGTCTGAAAGGTTTGTGGAAATGAATTCGGACTCAGACGCCCAGTAGATATCCACAGATAGATTTCCCTTGCTTGGCACAAATACCTGACAGGTTTTATTGAAATTTCCTCCTTTGGgacaaaatattgttttgtaccagtttcattttacagaaacaaaacatttttgaaacgAGGCAGAGACCCCTTGAGGGTCGGGTCCTCAAAATTAGAAAAGGGCACAcctaaaaacattgttttacaaCACCCAGTTATTGTTCagaatatattcatattataaatattaacatacaataatattttaataaacttTGTGTATTACTCCTTGTTTTTAGATAAATAATTACAAgaacataaataatacatttcaacaaTACAGAGTTTATTGGATAGGGACCATCTCACAAGTACACCACAAGATTCCCTGACTGGAGCTTTACAGCTAAACGCAGGCATGCATCCTTCTCTCAATGAAATTTAAAAAGTTTCAACAGCATCCCTGAAGTGGTACTAAGAAATTGTCATAATATATCATAAGTATGATTCAGGACAGCATAAATCTTTTCATAATTTtgaggttaaataaataaacaaaggctTCAGAATTCAAGCAAGTGTTAATTATCATTATGTATGACAAAGGAGTTGCAAGCTGCAGTAAGCTAAAATATACTGGAGAACAAAATCGACAAAAATCTTGATTGTGTAAGTGATTGTGCATACAAAGTGGAAACTGACTCACTCACCGTACTCTGCTTTGACCATTTCATTTACTGGCTGATAgacaatgggtcgcaggctccATTGTTctgcaaaattaaaataaaacaaacatttattacAAAACTGAAGTTCAGAAAGAGGGCAACAaatcataaatatttaaatattttggttAGAGTAATGGAGaagacaaatgcacacaaaaaatGTGATATGAGGAACATATGAGGATCAGAAAAGAAAAGACTAGCCCACTTGGTTGATGCtccaagaaaacaaacagcagtATTATTTATTTGGGCGTGAGAATGGTTAATGTTTCAGCCACATCATTCTTCATCAGCCCCTACCGCTGCCACTGACTGTCAGCTAtatattcagtgagcactttattattaggttcgaccagtctggcccttctcctctgacctctctcattaacaacgcgtttctccgcgcagaactgctgctcactggatgtttttttgtttttcacaccattttctgcaaacacaAGAGACTTGTgggtaaaaatcccaggagacgagcagtttctgagatactcaaaccaccctgtctggcatcaacaatcattccacagtcaaagtcacttaaatcacatttctacgccattctgacatttgttctgaaaaacagctgaacctcttgatcatgtctgcatgcttttatgcatttagttgctgccacaattGGGATtgacagattaaatatttgcaaactGGAGTacagctctacctaataaagtgatcactgagtgcattttttttctccaaaggaTAAGTTTAGAAGGTTGAAGAACAATTCATGAGCTTGTGAACAGGACAGGAGCATTTTTAGCAGGTTGATTTTGGAAGGTTCCTGAGTAATTAATGAGCATGTGTTGAAGGATGAGTGGGGGATAAAAAATTCATAAGTTCAGAttgttttcatgtttgtgtttttgggcaAGATTTTCTCACAAGAAATCCTCACTAAAGGCaccgcaaaaaaataaaaaataaaaaataaaataaaataataagaataatagaGGAAAGACCAGCAATATGGTTTTTGCAAAAAACAGACCCCTCCCATCATGCAACATTCActcattaattattcatgaactcacccaatgaaaaaaagagaactgTTTATGCTAAATCAGCTTTACCCTTAATGCTGCACTTGATGGTCTCAGCAGCATACCCTATTGTCCCAGTCAGATTGAACGTCACTCTGCAAGTGTAGAGTCCTGAATCACTGACAACAGCGTGCCGGATGAGAAGTCTGTGTCCTCCCACATGGGAGAACTTGTCTCCTTCCAGAATACGTTCACAATCCTACAAGAAAGATGTAATGCTCTGTCATGGATCCAGAAAAGGAAGTTGTGTTAATGGTTGGTGTTTAATTTGATTTTCAAGTTTAAAATATTacactgctttctcaggctttaATTATGGTATGGTAGCAATCTGACAACACACAGCATATGGCAAAGAATCACAATTTGAAGATCCAatagctcacacacaggagagatgGATATGATCATAATAAATATTGACAGCACTCAAAAGGCAGTCCCAAGAATGCAATACggcactcaagcgtaactaccTTAAAATCacatatggcactcaagcgtaactaccTTAAAATCCCATATAGCACTctcaaccttataccttttcaatcaatcaaaatggctgctatactATCTTGAGCCCCTATTCAAACCCTACTACATTCTCTCAACTCTCTCTATTTTCTTGACCAAAgtcaaaaccccttgggatgtTGGTAGAGCttcttcatattgggcttgggactgaaagggttaacacaTTGTTTTGCTCTCCTTTCTGGGAGTGACTGAACATGACAGTACTCTGTGAGAGTCCAGGTGCTATTGTTCTCTGGCCTTGCTTTCATGTGAATGCTTTTGAGTTTGACAGCTCACCTTGTACCACTGAATAGAGTAACTGTCCGCTTGGCTTATGTACTCAAGTAATGGGCAAACAAGGAaactgtttgtctgtgtggtcAGCATCTGCTGGGATGTATCTGGTCGACCACAGCTCCCAGCTTTGACTGTATCCACCCTCAGAACTGACTTCTGTTTAAAGCAGCCATTAGGGGTTCTGCAAATCAAAAGAGGATTTTCTGTAAACATTTCAATTACAGATTCAGgaaaatctaataaaatatgCTGAAGATGAAGGAGACGAAGACAAGAACAACTATGACTCAGACTAAGGGGAAGACTACTGTAAGAAGCACAAGTCCAAGTCTAAAGGTAATGTTACAAAAGTCAGCTTTTTGGACAACAGTTGCAGCAATGGGCAATTGATGATACACAGTCAGAAACAGTTATAAAACCTACACTGCTGTATTTGATAATAACATTTTATAAGTGGTCATACAAACAACTCATGTGGTAATACAAATTCATATGCCCAGAAAACACATTACAGTCTAATTATTTAAAGCAAGTGTTCCCCAAAAAAATCCCTTGTGTAGCATCACCTTAAGGGTAAGGCTAAGGTTTGGTACACACTAGCACTAAAGCCTGTTTCGTAAGCAGTTTTGTCTCCTTCAAGCAGTACACACAGCCCCTGCACGTAGACAGACTGCATACCTCAGAATGCACTGATAATGGCCTGCATCCTCCAGTGTACTGTTCAGAAACCACAGCATGGTCCCCCTGACCCGGAACTGCCCCAGGTcttcagagagctctctcccaGCTTTACAGTCATACCAGGAGATATTGTACGGGGTGCTGTGGAGGTCAAAAACATCAGGACTGGCCAGTGTGCAGTTGAGCACTGCAGCATCCCCTGGAACGGTGAAGACTATCTCAAACTGGGTTTCATAGTCTTTGCAGTGCTctgcagagaaaaacacacacatacacaaacatgttatttatggggtttttttcatatatacatatatatgcagtcccctccaaacgtattgtaacagcaaggccaatttctTTGAACTGAacacatttggggttgagataaaaagatgaacatgagacaagttcagaatttcagcttttatttcctggtatttacacctagatgtgttaaactacttatacATGGCACCTTTGGTATTAGactacccaatttttaggtgaacagaagtattggaacagagaatatttaagtaaatgaaagtgactaacacttaatatttggtagcatatcccttgcttgcaataactgcatgaaGCCGGAGACCAATTGACCTCACCAAACTGTTGTTTtgaggggtttttttcccccttcaatctcctcttggGGAGGTGAAAAGCATGTTCACTTGAATTAAGgcctggtgattgacttggcccatctaaaaccttccacttcttctccctaatgaagtaatttgttgtgttggcagtgtgttttgggtcattatcttgctgcatgatgaagttcctccaaaTTAGTTTCCCTGCAATTTGACAgatagaatgtttttgtagacttctgtgagtattcatcctgctgctgccatcatgagttacatcatcaataaagattagtgagcccactccagaagcagctatGAAAGCCCAACCCATGatacttcctccactgtgctgtccttttgtggctcatctctgcacttctttgtaaattgtaatctcgccttccaattcttactacaGGTgattggtttgcatcttgtcgtatagcctctatattgctgcactctataagtcttcttcaaacagttGGTTGAGATAGCTTCACCCCTGCccagtggagattgtttgtgatgtcactgactgatgttttgtggtttttcttcacagctctcacaatgtttctgtcatcaactgctgttgttttccttggtcaacctgtttgatgtctgttgctcagtacaccagcagttTCTTCTCCCAATTCATTTCCCCTATTTTCGAAGCTTCAAAATGGaatgcttttctcccaaagacagctctctggtcttcatgtcagtttatcttgtttaacacaaatgcagtcttcacaggcaaaaacccaaggctaaaactaagagtagacattcagaactatttattgtttaaccaatcaatctaacaggcaacaagaaacacctgtcagtcacatgttccaatacttttgctcacgtaaaaattgggtggtctgatacaaaagctTATTTTGGTT
This region of Conger conger chromosome 17, fConCon1.1, whole genome shotgun sequence genomic DNA includes:
- the LOC133116476 gene encoding interleukin-1 receptor type 2-like translates to MLLILLASAACFHGVSAGYGQRSTLARQQFTKPLQEHCKDYETQFEIVFTVPGDAAVLNCTLASPDVFDLHSTPYNISWYDCKAGRELSEDLGQFRVRGTMLWFLNSTLEDAGHYQCILRTPNGCFKQKSVLRVDTVKAGSCGRPDTSQQMLTTQTNSFLVCPLLEYISQADSYSIQWYKDCERILEGDKFSHVGGHRLLIRHAVVSDSGLYTCRVTFNLTGTIGYAAETIKCSIKEQWSLRPIVYQPVNEMVKAEYGGNFNKTCQVFVPSKGNLSVDIYWASESEFISTNLSDRVHQLHLRKQKVDDGVLLEVLLNFTKVKEEDFNQNYTCMVFSEKGVVTSDFILEPSDTVDAIRSHSGRTPTQSGHLSTM